The Dehalococcoidia bacterium DNA window TTGCAAGTCAACCCAGTTCCATTGGTGGCTAACGTCCGAATTGAGGCGCCGCCAGAGTTTATGCCGGACGACCCTTGTTTTCAAAACCTGCTCCCGGAAGCAAGACCGCACTCAAAAAATGACGCTCTGGCGGTCGGGCTCCAAGACGTTATGCTAAAAGCTGAGGGCTTGGCAAGGATGACCCCCCGTCTTATCATCAATATATCGCTACCAATAATATAAAAAAGGAGGGCCACCCCATGCGTAGCATAAAGGATAGCCGAAACAGTTTCAAGGGCCAGGAGTTCTATGTTGGAATGGATGTTCATAAGAAAAACTGGACGGTAGTGCTTCGCAACGCTGATCTGGTGCTGAAGCGTTTGCTGAAGCGTTTCTCGATGGATCCCTCGCCAGACAAGCTGAGGCGATATCTGGATCAGAATTATCCCGGCGGAACATTTCACCTGGTTTACGAAGCCGGCTTTTGCGGTTTCTGGGCATGCCGCGTCTTTCGAGAGATGGGGATGGATTGCATCGTAGTGAACCCGGCGGATATTCCGACGGCTCATAAGGAGAAGGACCGCAAAGCCGATCCGGTGGATGCCGGCAAGCTGGCCAGAGAGCTGGAGAAAGGCAACCTCAAATGTATTTACATTCCTGAAGAGGAAGACCAACACTTGAGGTCTCTTTGTCGGCTCTACAGCAAGGCGGTTCAGGATACGACTCGGGTTAAAAACAGGATCAAGGGACATCTGCATTTCAACGGGGTGAAATTGCCTTCCGAAGGTTCTTACTGGTCCGGCAAGATGATATCGGGCCTAAACTCACTTTCTTTGGATAACGGTCCGGCGAAGGACTATCTGATGCTCTGTCTGGATG harbors:
- a CDS encoding IS110 family transposase, yielding MRSIKDSRNSFKGQEFYVGMDVHKKNWTVVLRNADLVLKRLLKRFSMDPSPDKLRRYLDQNYPGGTFHLVYEAGFCGFWACRVFREMGMDCIVVNPADIPTAHKEKDRKADPVDAGKLARELEKGNLKCIYIPEEEDQHLRSLCRLYSKAVQDTTRVKNRIKGHLHFNGVKLPSEGSYWSGKMISGLNSLSLDNGPAKDYLMLCLDELHYYRERTVTILKRLRYYVAQSRGSSIFQNLLSVPGIGFKSTITLYSEIIDIHRFSTFEQLKSYVGLVPSVSSSAETEYTRGLTCRSNRRLKYVLIESAWVAIRKDPALLQSYNKLILRMKKQEAIIRIAVKLLRRIRYVWQNNTPYVFGVIE